The Cryobacterium sp. SO1 genomic sequence GCCGGGCTGGATCGCGCACTGGCGCGAGATGAACCTGGATACGACCACCAAGATCGGCCGCCCCCAGCAGCTCTACACGGGAGCGGTGGCCCGCGACTACCCGCGGGCCTAGGCTCGCGAACTGTGAGAAAAGCCCCTTTCCGGACTCCGGGAAGGGGCTTTTCTCACAGTTGGCGGGGGGATTTAGGCGTGTAGGGCCTCGTTCAGGGTGATGCCGGTGCCGGCTCGGGAGAGCACCTCGACGGCGCCGGTGAGCGAGTTGCGGCGGAAGAGCAGATTCGGCACCCCGGAGAGGTCCTTGGCCTTGGCCGTGCGCGGTGCGCCGTCGGCCGTTCGTGCCTCATCCAGCAGCACCACCTTGGTGCCTGCGGTGACGTAGAGGCCCGCCTCGACGACGGAGTCGTCGCCGATCGAGATGCCGATGCCCGAGTTGGCGCCCAGCAGTGCGCGCTGCCCGATCGTGACCCGCTGGGTGCCACCGCCGGAGAGCGTGCCCATGATGGATGCGCCGCCGCCGATGTCGGCGCCGTCGCCCACCACAACACCCTGAGACACCCGGCCCTCGACCATCGAGACGCCCAGGGTGCCCGCGTTGAAGTTCACGAAGCCCTCGTGCATGACGGTGGTGCCGGGGGAGAGGTAGGCGCCCAGGCGCACCCTGGAGGCGTCGGCGATGCGCACCCGCTCGGGCGAGACGTAGTTCAGCAGTGGCGGGAACTTGTCCAGCCCCGTCGCGGCGATGCCGTGGCGCTGCAGCGACGGCCGCAGCCTGTCGAAGTCGGCCGGCAGCACCGGGCCGGCGTTGGTCCAGACCACGTTGGGCAGGTGAGAGAAGATACCGTCGAGGTTGATCGTGTTGGGCTTGACCAGCAGGTGCGAGAGCAGGTGCAGGCGGAGGTAGGCATCCGAGGTGCTCGCCGGCGGCGCCTGCAGCTCGATCTCCACGGTGACGGCCTCGAGGCGAACGTTACGACGGGCGTCCGGCCCCGCGGCCTCCTCCAGCTCGGTGGGCACGATCCACCGGTCCCGGTCGGCGGGTAGCGCGCCCAGCGTGGGCGCCGGGAACCAGGTGTCGAGCACGGTGCCGTCCCCGGCGATCGTGGCCAGGCCATACCCCCAGGCACTCGTGGTGGAGTTTCGTGCGGAGTCTGACAGGGGTTCGGGGGGAAGCGCGGTGACCATAGCTCTAGATTAGTAGGGTGCCCTCAGACCTCGCCGCAGACCACTCTGCAGACCCGTCCGTTCCCGCCCTCGACCTAACCGTGTCGTCGATCGAGCTCACCCGTGTGCTGTGCGATGTGGAGTCGGTGTCGGGCAACGAGACCCCGCTCGCCGATGCGATCGAGGCGGCGCTGGCCGGGGCCGAGCACCTCGAGGTGATCCGGGATGGCGACACGATCGTCGCCCGCACCAACCTGGGTCGGGCCCAACGCGTCGTGATCGCCGGGCACATCGATACAGTGCCGTTGAACGAGAACCTGCCGACCAGATTCGAGACCCTGGGCGACGTGGACTACCTCTGGGGTCGCGGCACCGTGGACATGAAGGCCGGCGTCGCCGTGCAACTCAAGCTGGCCGCCGAGCTCGTGGACACCAGCGTCGACGTGACCTGGATGTGGTACGACCACGAAGAGGTCAACGCCGACCTGAACGGCCTCGGCCGCCTCGCCGCCAATCGGCCAGACCTGTTCCAGGGCGACTTCGCCATCCTGGGAGAGCCGAGCAACAGCCAGGTCGAGGGCGGCTGCAATGGTAACGTTCGCATCGAGGTACGCACCTTCGGCAAGCGGGCGCACTCCGCCCGCGCCTGGGTGGGCGACAACGCCATCCACAAGGCCGCCCCGATCCTCGACATCCTCGCCGCGTACACACCGCGCGAGGTCGAGGTTGAGGGGCTGGTCTACCGGGAGGGCCTGAACGCCGTGGGGATCAGCGGCGGCATCGCCGGCAATGTCATCCCCGACGAGTGCATGGTGCACGTGAACTACAGGTTCGCACCCAGCCGCACCGCCGCCGAAGCCGTGGCACACCTGGAGGAGCTGTTCGCCGGCTTCGACCTCACCGTGGTGGACCTCGCCGAGGGCGCCCGCCCCGGCCTGGACGCCCCGCTCGCGCTGAAGTTCCTCGAGGCCGTCGGCGCCGAACCGCGCCCGAAGTACGGCTGGACGGATGTCGCCAGGTTCTCGGCCCTGGGCATCCCCGCCGTCAACTACGGCCCTGGCGACCCGCTCAAGGCGCACGCCGACGACGAACGGGTGGCGCTGACCCAGATCACCGACTGCGAGGATGCCCTACGCGCCTGGCTGACCGCGCCCATCGGTTGACCCATGGCGTCCACCCGCTCACCGGCCCTGCCTGCTCGCCGAGGTGCCTCTGGCGCCCTGCCGTCAGGCTGGCGGGCCCGGTATCGGCTGGTGCCGTGGTGGCTGAAGGTCATCGTCATCTGGCTGGCCTCCAGGCTGGTGACCACCTCGCTGGTGCTGGTGCTGGCCGGCCTGCAGGGGCCGAACGTCTGGACGACGGCCCAGCCCGGCTACACGGCGTTCGCGACCATGTGGGATGGCCTCTGGTACAACATCGTGGGTGTCGGCGGCTATCCGTCGGTGTTGCCGGTCACCGCCGACGGCCATGTCGGCGAGAACGCCTGGGCGTTCATGCCGGGTTACCCGGCGGTGGTGCGCGTTCTGATGCTGTTCACCGGGGCGCCCTGGGCGCCGGTGGCGGTGTTCGTCTCCGTGGTCTGCAGCCTGGGCACGGCGCTGTTGTTCTTCAAGCTGATGCGGCGGGTACAGCCGCAGTCGACGGCGCTGTTCTCGGTGCTGCTGTTCTGCGTCGCCCCGCTGTCACCGCTGCTGCAGTTCGGCTACGCCGAGTCGATGCACCTGCTGCTGCTCACCCTGGCCCTGTTGCTGGTGCTTCAGCGGCGCTACCTGCTGCTGGTTCCCGTGATCGCGGTGATGGCCCTGACCCGGCCCAGCGGTCTGGCGTTCGCCCTGTTCCTGGCCCTGCACGTCGGTTGCCGCTGGTACAGCCGCGCCCGTGACCCGTTCCCGGTGCCAGAAGCTCTCACCGCGTCGGCCGTGGCCGTGTTCAGCGGGGTGATGGGCCTGGCCTGGCCGGGGATCGCCTGGCTGGTGACCGGGTCGATCACCGCGTACACCGACACCGAACTGGCCTGGCGAAGCGCGTACATCGGCTATCAGGAGCTGGTACCGTTCGCGGCCTGGTTCCAGAGCGGAATCTGGTGGCTCGGGGCGCCGTTGGGCATCGCCGCAGTGCTCGCGCTGGTGATCGTCTTCACCCTGGTGATATTCTCGCCGGCGGTGAAGAGCCTCGGCGTGGACCTGCGGCTCTGGGTGGTGTCGTACGCGCTCTACCTGCTGGCGGTGTTCTTCCCGCAATCGAGCGTATTCAGGTTGCTGATGCCGATGTTCCTGCTGGTCGGTGCGCTCGCCCGGCCGCGACACGCCGTGTACCGCGTTGTGGTCACACTGGTGCTGATCTGCGGCCAATGGGGCTGGCTTTTGCTCTGCTGGGGCGTGGACGGAGCCGATTGGACACCGCCCTAATTACTGTCTGACGGCCGAATGGTCGATAATAGGAGTACAGACTACGAATGGAAGGGGAGTTCATGGCGGCCATGAAGCCACGGACCGGAGACGGACCAATGGAGGCTGTAAAGGAGGGGCGCCTGATCATCGTGCGTGTACCGCTCGAAGGTGGGGGTCGGCTCGTCGTCTCTGTGAACGACGCTGAAGCCAAAGAGCTTCACGATGCGCTCGCCGGCGTTGTCGCCCCGGCCGTGTAGTGATTCTGTAAGACAAGTTTTGAGCTGATCGGCTGTGCGGTTCTCCGCACAGCCGATTGCTGTATCCGGATGCGGCTACGCGCGCAGCTTGGTGATCTGCAGCAGGCCGTCGCCGACGGGGGAGAGCGCGCTGATCACGGCCTTGGAGGAGGCGATCTCGTTGAGCAGGGTGCGGAAGCCGGTGGCGACCTCGTCACGTTGCACGGGGTCGGCCACCCGGCCGCGCCAGAGCGCGTGCGCCACCAAAACGGTGCCGCCCGGCCGGGCCAGGCGCAGGCCGTGCTCGACGTACTCGATGACCGACTGCGGGTCGGCATCCACGAACACGACGTCGTAGGAGTTCTCGTTCATGCGCGGCAGCACCTCGGCGGCGCGGCCGGTGATGAGGCGCACCCGGTTGGTGGGGATGCCCGCCTCGTGGAAGTTGGCCTTGGCGTGCTGCAGGTGGTCGACCTCGATGTCGATCGAGGTGAGGGTGGCGCCCGGGGCGCCGGTGAGCAGCCAGATGCCGGACACGCCAGCTCCGGTGCCGACCTCGAGGATGCTGCGGGCGCCGGTCGCCGCGGCGATGACGGCGGACTGCGCGCCCACCGAGGGCGCGATGGCGTCGATGCCGAGTTCGAGGGACTGCTGCCTGGCCCGCGCCAGGGCGTCGCTCTCCACCACCGAGTCGTCGGCGAATTTCCAATTCAGATCTTTGTCAGACATTCCGCAACTCCAGTAGATGATTAGGTCAAGACTACAATCGTGCGGCCCCTGGTTCGGGGATGCCTCGCCGGGGGGATATTCTGAGGGCATGTTCGGTCTGACGTTCGAGAAACTCCTGCTTATCGGGATCATCGCCGTCTTCCTGCTCGGACCGGAGAAGTTGCCGCACTACGCGGCCCAACTCGGCCGGCTGGTGCGCCAGCTGCGGGACATGGCCAACGGGGCCAAGGACCGGATGAAGGACGAGATGGGTCCGGAATTCGACGACGTCGACTGGAAGAAGCTCGACCCGCGTCAGTATGACCCGCGCCGCATCATCCGGGAAGCCCTGATCGAGGACGAGCCCGTGAAGGGTCAGTCCGCCGTTGTCGGCCGCACCGGGCCGAACCCCGACAGCGCCTACCTGCAGCGGAAGCGCGCCCGCGAGGGCGCCCTGACCGGTCCGGCACCGTTCGATTCCGAGGCGACCTAGCCCGAGTGTGGAGCCCGGACGGGGGGACCCCGCCGGGGTGCCCGAGCGGCGGGAGTAGCCTGGGGTCACGTTGACCCTGTGCCCAGTGCCGGCCGGCGGGGGAAGGGTGTCGAATGAGTGCGTCACGAAACCGCGTATCGATGGTGGCCGTTGTTGCTGCCGTCGCCGTGCTCGCGGTGGGAGCCACCGCGTATGCCGCTGAACAGGGGCAGCCCGCCGGCACCAGCACGGCAGGAGAGAGCGCGGACGGCGCCGGAACGAGCGCGGTACCCACGCCGTCGGCTCCGGCCCCCGAGCCGGCGCCCGAAGCATCGGCGACCTCGGCGCCGGCTCCGCCGTCGACCCCGGCCGCGGCCGAGCCTGAGGACGTCGCAGCGGACAGCGGCGTCGAGGGGGACGGCAACGTCGACGAGGTGCGCATAGCCGACCCCGACGCGATTCCCAGCACCATCGCCCAGCGGGAGTACTTCTACGGCCTCGTCACCCAGTGCATGGCCGAGGCAGGCTTCGACTGGCAGGCCGTGGTCTCCGAGACGAACGGCAGCTTCTCCGGCGTGTCCTTCACCCACGTGGGCGACATCGACCCGGCCCTGCAGGCCGGATTCACCCTGGCGCTGTCCGGAGACACCGGAGGCGGCGAGTACTACCACTGGGCGGATGCCGGCTGCTGGGGCTACGCCGTGCACGTCACGGGCAACGACGGCAACAACTAGCTAACGCCGCCTGGCTGCCTTGAGGGCGCGGGCCAGCAGCAGCATCGGGGTCACCAAACGCCCGAATTCCAGCCCGGTGGCCGGCAGCCCGAGCACCCCGGTGGCCCGAGAGATCGTGACCGGGTTCACGAACCGCTTGAGCCCCTCCGGACCGTTTCGCCGGCCGAGGCCGGAGTCCTTCACCCCGCCCATGGGGGCGTCCACGGCGGAAAACGAGCCGCGGTAGCCCTCGTTGACGTTGACGCTGCCGGCCTCGAGCGAGCCGGCGACCCGCAGGCCGCGCCGGGCGGATCCGCTGAGCACCGACGCGTTCAGCCCGAAGTCGCTGTCGTTGGCGGCAAGGATGGCCTCCTGCTCGGTGTCGACGACCGAGACCGCCACCACCGGGCCGAAGGTCTCGCCCGCGTAGCAGAGCATGCCGGGCGTGACCCCGGTGAGGATGGTCGGTTCGAAGAAGTACGGGCCGAGTTCCGGCCTGGCGCGGCCGCCGGCTTGCACGGTGGCACCGTGGGCGAGCGCGTCGGAGACGTGCTCAGTGACCCGCGTCAGCTGCGCCTGCGACGTGAGCGAGCCCACATCCGTGCTGTAGTCCAGTGCTGAACCGAGGATCAGCGCGCGGGTGACCGTGACGAATTCGCGCAGGAACTGCTCGTGCACGCCGCGCTGCACGTAGATGCGCTCGATCGACACGCACAGCTGGCCCAGCGAGGAGAAACAGGCGTACGCGGCCTGGGCGGCGGCGCGGTGCGGGTCGACGTCGTCGAGCACGATCATCGGGTTCTTGCCGCCCAGCTCGAGCGACGCCCCGGTGAGGGTGCTCGCGGCCTGGGCGCCCACGCGGAGCCCGGTGGGCGTTGACCCGGTGAAGCACACGTAGTCGGCCCCGGCCGTCACGGCCTCCCCGATCACGGCACCGGTGCCGGTCACGACGGCCCACAGGTCGGCGGGCACGCCGGCGTCGATGAAGGCGCGGCGCAGCAGCAGGATGCTCAGCGCACCCTGGTTGTCGGCCTTCTGCACAACCCCGCAGCCGGCGGCCAGCGCGGGCACCACATCCATCGCGGCCAGGCTCAACGGGAAGTTCCAGGGGGTGATGACGCCGGCGACGCCCTTGGGCCGGTAGCGCACCCGGGTGGTGACCATCAGCGGCAGGCCGGACCGGCGTGATTCGCCGCCGAGCACCCGGCGGGCCGCCAGAGCGTTGTACCTGGTGACGCCGGCGGCCTGGAAGATCTCCTCGAAGGCCTGGCCCCGGGTCTTGCCGGTCTCGGTCTGCAGGGTGTCCAGCAGCGCCTCGCGGCGGGAAAGCAGCAGGTCGTGGGCGCGCAGCAGCACCGCCCGCCGGTGCGCGAAACCGGCCCGCGCCCAGCCGATCTGGGCGAGGCGGGCGCGGGAGTAGGCATCCGCCACGTCGCCGGGGCTGCTCACCGGCAGGGCGTGCAGCGCCTGGCCGGTGAACGGGGCGATCACGCTGACGGTTTCGCCCGTCGTGGCTCGGATGTCGCGGGTCAGGGCGGTGGTGAACGCACGTGTGGAGGGCAGTGCGAAAAGCGTCGGCGCAGTCATGCCCGTCAGTTTAGACACGCTTGCCGACGGCCCGCTCGCACGGGGCGTCGGCCGGCCGGCCGGAGGGGTCAGCGTGGGCTGATGCCGAGGCTCAGCCCGGCCAGGCCGCGGCCCCTGGTGGCCAGGGTGCCGGCGATGGCCTGGATGGCGGCGGCGGCGGGGTCGGCCGGGTCGCCGAGCACCACGGGCAGGCCGGTGTCGCCGCCGGTGCGAAGCGCCACGGACAGCGGCACCTGACCGAGCAGGGGCACGGGGCTGTCCTGGCCGGCCGAGAGCCTGGCGGCAACCTCGGCACCGCCGCCGGCGCCGAAGATCTCCAGCAGGGTGCCGTCCGGCTGCATCAGCCCGGACATGTTCTCGATCACGCCGTAGATCTTCTGGCCGGTCTGCCTGGCCACGGCGCCGCTTCGCTCGGAGATGTCGGACGCGGCCGGCTGCGGGGTGGTCACCACGATCACCTCGGCGTGCGGCAACAGCTGGCCCACCGAGATGGCGATGTCGCCGGTGCCCGGCGGCAGGTCGAGCAACAGGATGTCGAGGTCACCGAAGTACACCTCGGTGAGGAACTGGGTGATGGTGCGGTGCAGCATCGGGCCGCGCCAGGCGACGGCCACCGAGGTGTCGTCGACGAACATGCCGATCGAGATGACCTTCACGTCGAAGCCGATCGGCGGCAGGATCATGTCGCCCACCTGGGTGGGCTTGACCATGCCGGGCTGGCCGCCCGGTGTCGCCGGCGGGGTGATCAGGCCGAGCAGGCCGGGGATCGAGAAGCCGTATACGTCGGCGTCGACGATGCCCACCCGCAGCCCCTTGGCGGCCAGAGCGACGGCCAGGTTGGCGGTGACGGTGGACTTGCCCACGCCGCCCTTGCCGCTGGTGATCGCGTAGATCTGGGTGAGCGACTCGGGAGAGAACTGCAGGGTGCGTGCGCCCTGGCCGCCGCGGAGCTTCTCGGTCATGACACGGCGCTGCTCCACAGTCATCACCGACACCACCACGCGGGCCAGGCCCGCCCCGACGACGGACTCGGTGGCTTCGCGCACATCGGTTTCGATCCGGGTTGCGGCCGGGCAGCCGGCGATGGTCAGGCGGATGTTCACTGTGGCGCCGCCGTCGGCGTCCATCTCGACGCCGGAGACCATGTCGAGGTCGGTGATCGGCTTGCGGATCTCCGGGTCGATGACGCGGGCGAGGGCGGCGCGCACCCGATTCTCAGTCAACCGGGTGAACCTGGTGCGGTGCGAGGACTGGCTTCGCGTTCGCTGCTTTCCAGCTCCCGGCTGTCCCGGTCCCTGGCGGCTTCGCGTTCCCGGCGTTCCTGCTCGTCACGCTGGTCGAGGTTGTCGAGCAGGGCGCGCAGCTCGGCGCGCAGGAAGTCCTTGGAGGCGAGGTCCTTCATGCCCAGGCGCAGCGCCACGACCTCACGGGCGAGGTACTCGGTGTCGGCCAGATTACGTTCGGCGCGCTGGCGGTCCTGTTCGAACTGCACCCGGTCACGGTCATCCTGCCGGTTCTGCGCGAGCAGGATCAGCGGGGCGGCGTAGGACGCCTGCAACGACAGCACCAGGGTGAGGGCGATGAAGCCCAGCTCGATGGAGTCGAAGCGCAGGCCCCCGGGGGCGAGGGTGTTCCAGGCGATCCAGAAGACCACGAGGGCGGACAGGCCCAGCAGGAACCACGGTGTGCCCATGCCGCGGGCGATCGCCTCGGTGAACCGGCCGAACCTGTCGTTGGAGCGCCCGCCGCGCTTCCGCCCGACCAGATTGGTGGTGCGCAGCCCCTTGGGGGTGTCGAGGCGGAGCTCGCTCTTGCTAGCGCGGGCCATTGCCGTGCCTCCGTCCTGGCAGGGGGATACTTCCGGTCATAAGCTGGGTTCTCGCCGTGGCACGTTTACGCACCTCGTCGCCGTCGTCGTGACTTCGCCAGTCGTCGGGCAGCAGGTAGTCGAGCACGTCATCAATCGTCACCACCCCGACGAGTCGGTGGTTCTCGTCGACCACGGGCACAGAGACCAGGTCGTAGCTGGCGAGGATGCGGCTGACTTCGGCCGCCGAGGTGTCCGCGGTGACGGGTTCAAGGCCGAGGTCCAGCAGGGTGCCCAGCCGCTCGTGCGGCGGGTAGCGCAGCATCCGTTGGAAGTGCACCATGCCCAGGAACCGGCCGGTGGGCGGTTCGTAGGGCGGCAGGGTGACGCAGATCGCCGCTCCGAGGGCCGGTGCGAGGTCGTGCCGGCGGATCAGGGCCAGGCCCTCGGCGACGGTGGCGTCGGCGGAGACGATGATCGGCTCGGTGGTCATCAGGCCACCGGCGGTGTCGGGGGCGTAGGAGAGCAGGAACCTGACGTCGTCGGCCTCTTCGGGCTCCATCAGATCGAGCAGGTGCTCGCCGCGTTCCTCTGGCAACTGCGCGATGAGGTCGGCCGCGTCGTCGGGCTGCATGTGGTCGAGCACCTCGGCGGCGCGGGAGTCGCCGAGCCGGGTGAGGATGCCCACCTGTTCACTTTCGGGCATCTCCTCGAGCACGTCGGCGAGGCGGCCGTCTGGAAGCTCCTCCGCCACCTCGAACATGCGCTGGCGCGGCAGGTCGAGCAGGGTGTTCGCGAGGTCGGCCGGCTTCATGTCCGAGTACGTGGCGATGAGCTGCTCGGCCGACTGGGCCTCGCCTGCGGTGACCTTCTCGTAGACCTCCGACCAGGTCGCGAATGCGGTCGCGCCCTTGGTGAAAAGCGAGGAGTTCGTCTTGGGCCGACGCACGAACAGTTGGCTGATCGCCCAGTCGCCCTGGGCGGATTCCTCGATCGCGACGTCTTCGATGCTGGCTTCGCCTGAACCGTCGTTGAACGCGACCCTGCGGCCGAGCATCTCCGCGATCACGCGCACCTCGCCGCCGCGCTGCTCGAACCGGCGCACGTTGATCAGCCCGGTCGTGATGATCTGGCCGCTGCCGATGCTGGTGACTCGGCCGATCGAGACGAACACCCGGCGCTTGCCGGGAATCTCGACGATCAGGCCGACGACGCGGGGCGGGTCGTCTTTTCGGTAGACCACGAGCACATCGCGAACCTTGCCCACGCGGTCGCCCGCGGGGTCGAAGACATTGCACCCGGCCAGCCGGGCGACGAAGACTCTGGTGTTCACCACACCTATAACTTAGCTTGTGCGGGCTCCACGACGGCAGTGACGGATGCGGCGGACGTGAACCTCCGGTTCCGCTGTACCCCGGTCGACGGCGCAATCGTTTGGCTGATCATCGGGCCATTCTCCCAACGGATGCACAGTAAGCTCATCGGCGATTCCCGGTGGGCGTGAAAGAATGGCTGCATGACCAATCAGAGCCCATTCGGCCGTCGTGCAGCCGCTGCACTGTATCCCGTTCTGCCCAAGGGTGAGGTCGTGGCCACGTACGAGACCTACAACGAAGCCCAGCTGGCCGTGGATGTTCTCGCCAAGGCGGATTTCCCGGTGAAGCAGCTGTCGATTCTGGGCAACGACCTCAAGACGGTCGAGCGTGTCACCGGCAAGCTCACCTGGAGCCGGGTGGCGCTGGCCGGCGCGGCATCCGGTGCCTGGCTCGGTGTGTTCTTCGGCCTGTTGTTCTTCATCTTCTCGCCCGACGGCGCCGGCTTGCCGTTCGTGTTCGCCGCCGTGCTGATGGGTGCCGGGTTCGGCATGCTGTTCGGCCTGGTCAGCTACGCCGTGAATCGTCGGCGCAAGGACTTCACCTCGACCATGCAGGTGATCGCGGGCAACTACCAGGTGATCGTGAACGTGGAGCTGCTGAACAAGGCCCGCAACCTGCTCGCCGGTCGGGCCGAGCCCGAGCCCGCGGCCGCGGCGGCCCCGCACCCGTCCGACCCGCCGCGCTCAGCGCCGGAGCCGGTTGCCCCGCCGACCGATCAGCCCACCGCGCCGCCTGCGTACGGCCAGCCGGCCCCGCCGGTTTCCGCGCCGCCCGCCGCCGGACCGTCGGACCCGCAGCCGCCGGT encodes the following:
- the dapE gene encoding succinyl-diaminopimelate desuccinylase produces the protein MPSDLAADHSADPSVPALDLTVSSIELTRVLCDVESVSGNETPLADAIEAALAGAEHLEVIRDGDTIVARTNLGRAQRVVIAGHIDTVPLNENLPTRFETLGDVDYLWGRGTVDMKAGVAVQLKLAAELVDTSVDVTWMWYDHEEVNADLNGLGRLAANRPDLFQGDFAILGEPSNSQVEGGCNGNVRIEVRTFGKRAHSARAWVGDNAIHKAAPILDILAAYTPREVEVEGLVYREGLNAVGISGGIAGNVIPDECMVHVNYRFAPSRTAAEAVAHLEELFAGFDLTVVDLAEGARPGLDAPLALKFLEAVGAEPRPKYGWTDVARFSALGIPAVNYGPGDPLKAHADDERVALTQITDCEDALRAWLTAPIG
- a CDS encoding twin-arginine translocase TatA/TatE family subunit, which translates into the protein MFGLTFEKLLLIGIIAVFLLGPEKLPHYAAQLGRLVRQLRDMANGAKDRMKDEMGPEFDDVDWKKLDPRQYDPRRIIREALIEDEPVKGQSAVVGRTGPNPDSAYLQRKRAREGALTGPAPFDSEAT
- a CDS encoding O-methyltransferase; protein product: MSDKDLNWKFADDSVVESDALARARQQSLELGIDAIAPSVGAQSAVIAAATGARSILEVGTGAGVSGIWLLTGAPGATLTSIDIEVDHLQHAKANFHEAGIPTNRVRLITGRAAEVLPRMNENSYDVVFVDADPQSVIEYVEHGLRLARPGGTVLVAHALWRGRVADPVQRDEVATGFRTLLNEIASSKAVISALSPVGDGLLQITKLRA
- a CDS encoding magnesium transporter MgtE N-terminal domain-containing protein, coding for MVNTRVFVARLAGCNVFDPAGDRVGKVRDVLVVYRKDDPPRVVGLIVEIPGKRRVFVSIGRVTSIGSGQIITTGLINVRRFEQRGGEVRVIAEMLGRRVAFNDGSGEASIEDVAIEESAQGDWAISQLFVRRPKTNSSLFTKGATAFATWSEVYEKVTAGEAQSAEQLIATYSDMKPADLANTLLDLPRQRMFEVAEELPDGRLADVLEEMPESEQVGILTRLGDSRAAEVLDHMQPDDAADLIAQLPEERGEHLLDLMEPEEADDVRFLLSYAPDTAGGLMTTEPIIVSADATVAEGLALIRRHDLAPALGAAICVTLPPYEPPTGRFLGMVHFQRMLRYPPHERLGTLLDLGLEPVTADTSAAEVSRILASYDLVSVPVVDENHRLVGVVTIDDVLDYLLPDDWRSHDDGDEVRKRATARTQLMTGSIPLPGRRHGNGPR
- a CDS encoding general stress protein; its protein translation is MTNQSPFGRRAAAALYPVLPKGEVVATYETYNEAQLAVDVLAKADFPVKQLSILGNDLKTVERVTGKLTWSRVALAGAASGAWLGVFFGLLFFIFSPDGAGLPFVFAAVLMGAGFGMLFGLVSYAVNRRRKDFTSTMQVIAGNYQVIVNVELLNKARNLLAGRAEPEPAAAAAPHPSDPPRSAPEPVAPPTDQPTAPPAYGQPAPPVSAPPAAGPSDPQPPVSGPVDSAR
- the dapD gene encoding 2,3,4,5-tetrahydropyridine-2,6-dicarboxylate N-succinyltransferase — encoded protein: MVTALPPEPLSDSARNSTTSAWGYGLATIAGDGTVLDTWFPAPTLGALPADRDRWIVPTELEEAAGPDARRNVRLEAVTVEIELQAPPASTSDAYLRLHLLSHLLVKPNTINLDGIFSHLPNVVWTNAGPVLPADFDRLRPSLQRHGIAATGLDKFPPLLNYVSPERVRIADASRVRLGAYLSPGTTVMHEGFVNFNAGTLGVSMVEGRVSQGVVVGDGADIGGGASIMGTLSGGGTQRVTIGQRALLGANSGIGISIGDDSVVEAGLYVTAGTKVVLLDEARTADGAPRTAKAKDLSGVPNLLFRRNSLTGAVEVLSRAGTGITLNEALHA
- a CDS encoding DUF3117 domain-containing protein; this translates as MAAMKPRTGDGPMEAVKEGRLIIVRVPLEGGGRLVVSVNDAEAKELHDALAGVVAPAV
- a CDS encoding P-loop NTPase — its product is MTENRVRAALARVIDPEIRKPITDLDMVSGVEMDADGGATVNIRLTIAGCPAATRIETDVREATESVVGAGLARVVVSVMTVEQRRVMTEKLRGGQGARTLQFSPESLTQIYAITSGKGGVGKSTVTANLAVALAAKGLRVGIVDADVYGFSIPGLLGLITPPATPGGQPGMVKPTQVGDMILPPIGFDVKVISIGMFVDDTSVAVAWRGPMLHRTITQFLTEVYFGDLDILLLDLPPGTGDIAISVGQLLPHAEVIVVTTPQPAASDISERSGAVARQTGQKIYGVIENMSGLMQPDGTLLEIFGAGGGAEVAARLSAGQDSPVPLLGQVPLSVALRTGGDTGLPVVLGDPADPAAAAIQAIAGTLATRGRGLAGLSLGISPR
- a CDS encoding DUF1003 domain-containing protein, translating into MARASKSELRLDTPKGLRTTNLVGRKRGGRSNDRFGRFTEAIARGMGTPWFLLGLSALVVFWIAWNTLAPGGLRFDSIELGFIALTLVLSLQASYAAPLILLAQNRQDDRDRVQFEQDRQRAERNLADTEYLAREVVALRLGMKDLASKDFLRAELRALLDNLDQRDEQERREREAARDRDSRELESSEREASPRTAPGSPG
- a CDS encoding succinic semialdehyde dehydrogenase; this translates as MTAPTLFALPSTRAFTTALTRDIRATTGETVSVIAPFTGQALHALPVSSPGDVADAYSRARLAQIGWARAGFAHRRAVLLRAHDLLLSRREALLDTLQTETGKTRGQAFEEIFQAAGVTRYNALAARRVLGGESRRSGLPLMVTTRVRYRPKGVAGVITPWNFPLSLAAMDVVPALAAGCGVVQKADNQGALSILLLRRAFIDAGVPADLWAVVTGTGAVIGEAVTAGADYVCFTGSTPTGLRVGAQAASTLTGASLELGGKNPMIVLDDVDPHRAAAQAAYACFSSLGQLCVSIERIYVQRGVHEQFLREFVTVTRALILGSALDYSTDVGSLTSQAQLTRVTEHVSDALAHGATVQAGGRARPELGPYFFEPTILTGVTPGMLCYAGETFGPVVAVSVVDTEQEAILAANDSDFGLNASVLSGSARRGLRVAGSLEAGSVNVNEGYRGSFSAVDAPMGGVKDSGLGRRNGPEGLKRFVNPVTISRATGVLGLPATGLEFGRLVTPMLLLARALKAARRR